In the Aliarcobacter cryaerophilus genome, one interval contains:
- a CDS encoding TorD/DmsD family molecular chaperone, protein MQDTQSINKARAIYYNLFANFFVPSSDIKNYFELFRLLNLLKDSSLDEASEESIKNILNLLDKDSNQSLIQEYDDIFHNPVYEKVRQTASFYDEGVESGKKRVEMIQFVAKTKLRRDENRYFEYEDSVGFIFSIMSELSNLVALGEKQYENTVHCIFEQILNPFVDEFAKSIYEHKKANIYKELMVVLHSFIEFERLYLEVTKPLKKEKAKKQVTDNWGDITPEERERRERNRALKALGPKN, encoded by the coding sequence ATGCAAGATACACAATCTATAAATAAAGCTAGAGCGATATATTACAACTTGTTTGCAAACTTTTTTGTTCCAAGTTCAGATATAAAAAACTATTTTGAACTTTTTAGACTCTTAAATCTTTTAAAAGATAGCTCTTTGGATGAAGCTTCTGAAGAGTCAATCAAAAATATTTTAAATCTTTTAGATAAGGATTCAAATCAATCTTTAATACAAGAGTATGATGATATTTTTCATAATCCTGTTTATGAAAAAGTTAGACAAACAGCCTCTTTCTATGATGAGGGTGTTGAATCTGGTAAAAAAAGAGTAGAGATGATTCAATTTGTTGCAAAAACAAAGCTTAGAAGAGATGAAAATAGATATTTTGAATATGAAGATTCTGTTGGCTTTATATTTTCAATAATGTCTGAATTGTCTAATTTAGTTGCTCTTGGAGAAAAGCAGTATGAAAATACTGTTCATTGTATTTTTGAACAAATTTTAAATCCTTTTGTAGATGAGTTTGCAAAAAGTATTTATGAGCACAAAAAAGCAAATATCTATAAAGAACTCATGGTTGTTTTACACTCATTTATTGAATTTGAAAGATTATATTTAGAGGTTACAAAACCACTAAAAAAAGAGAAAGCTAAAAAACAAGTAACTGATAACTGGGGAGATATTACTCCAGAGGAAAGAGAAAGAAGAGAGAGAAATAGAGCATTAAAAGCTTTAGGTCCTAAAAACTAA
- a CDS encoding Tat pathway signal protein: MQESRRAFAKKAAIITAAAVATTGTVVLAGNGETSVQDDSNNGVVVGKSNKKEILYKKTMAWEEFYKNAK, translated from the coding sequence GTGCAAGAAAGTAGAAGAGCTTTTGCAAAAAAAGCAGCAATTATCACAGCTGCTGCAGTTGCTACAACTGGAACTGTTGTATTGGCTGGAAATGGTGAAACATCTGTTCAAGATGATTCAAACAATGGTGTTGTTGTTGGAAAATCTAATAAAAAAGAGATTCTATACAAAAAAACAATGGCTTGGGAAGAGTTTTATAAAAACGCAAAATAA